From one Lysinibacillus sp. G4S2 genomic stretch:
- a CDS encoding peptidylprolyl isomerase yields MKKTVLSVTLAASVLALGACSGGDKETIVTSKAGDISVADFNETAKTLAGPAIIQQMVSEKLLADKYEVTDKEIQEAYDAMASQFGGNFDKVLKENGLTEKDFKETLRFPLLQEKALKDKAIKEEDVKKYYEQMKTELNGRHILVADEKTANEVIAKIKGGAPFADVAKEYSTDTGSAAKGGELGWFSVGAMVEEFNDAAYALPLKTLSEPVKTSFGYHIIEITDKRDVKGVGSFKDEEDNIRTQMLGKLKNTGEDQKIIKDIVANLAKDADVKTSDKEFKAAIDALSTTSEEQAKKAEEDAKKAEEKAAKENKDNKDKSEDNKDKSEDTESK; encoded by the coding sequence ATGAAAAAGACAGTTTTATCTGTAACATTAGCCGCTTCGGTACTAGCGCTCGGTGCTTGTAGCGGAGGAGACAAAGAAACGATTGTTACTTCAAAAGCAGGCGACATTTCAGTTGCTGACTTTAATGAAACAGCAAAAACTTTAGCAGGCCCTGCTATAATACAACAAATGGTGTCTGAAAAATTATTAGCTGATAAGTACGAAGTAACAGATAAAGAAATCCAAGAAGCTTATGACGCAATGGCTTCGCAATTCGGTGGTAACTTTGACAAAGTTCTTAAAGAAAATGGCTTAACTGAAAAAGACTTTAAAGAAACTTTACGCTTCCCACTTCTTCAAGAAAAAGCTTTAAAAGATAAAGCTATTAAAGAAGAGGATGTAAAAAAATATTATGAGCAAATGAAAACAGAGTTAAATGGTCGTCATATTTTAGTGGCAGATGAGAAAACTGCTAATGAAGTTATTGCCAAAATTAAAGGCGGCGCACCTTTTGCGGACGTAGCAAAAGAATACTCAACTGATACTGGCTCTGCTGCAAAAGGCGGAGAGCTAGGCTGGTTCTCTGTTGGCGCAATGGTAGAAGAATTTAATGATGCTGCTTATGCCCTTCCTTTAAAGACATTAAGCGAACCTGTAAAAACAAGCTTTGGTTACCACATTATTGAAATTACGGACAAGCGTGATGTAAAAGGTGTTGGCTCATTCAAAGACGAAGAAGATAACATTCGTACACAAATGCTAGGTAAATTAAAGAATACAGGTGAAGATCAGAAGATCATTAAAGATATCGTTGCAAATCTTGCGAAGGACGCTGATGTAAAAACATCTGATAAAGAATTCAAAGCAGCTATAGACGCCCTTTCAACAACAAGTGAAGAACAAGCTAAAAAAGCTGAAGAAGACGCTAAAAAAGCTGAAGAAAAAGCGGCTAAAGAAAATAAAGATAACAAAGATAAATCTGAAGATAACAAAGACAAATCTGAAGATACAGAATCTAAATAG
- the yhaM gene encoding 3'-5' exoribonuclease YhaM, translated as MKGITTLQVGESVDQFLLIKQATKGVTTVGKPFMSLLLQDKSGDIEAKLWDTNEEHEKTYHAEAIVRVGGEIHDYRGKNQLRIKAIRVAKPEEGIAINDLVPSAATPKEQLYEELTQFFFDIKNPNISRITRATIKKHQDAILVYPAATKNHHDYASGLLDHMVSMLRLGKAIADLYPTLNRDLLYAGIILHDIGKVVELSGPVATMYTVEGNLLGHITIMVNEIAMIASELEIEGEEVMLLQHMVLSHHGKEEWGSPKKPMIQEAEILHYIDNIDAKMNMLTRALGKTAPGEFTERLFPLDNRSFYKPTIK; from the coding sequence ATGAAGGGTATTACGACGCTCCAGGTTGGAGAATCAGTTGATCAATTTTTATTAATTAAACAAGCGACAAAAGGGGTTACCACAGTTGGAAAGCCATTTATGTCACTGTTATTACAAGATAAAAGTGGAGATATTGAGGCAAAGCTATGGGATACAAATGAAGAGCACGAAAAAACGTACCACGCTGAGGCAATTGTACGTGTAGGTGGAGAAATTCATGACTACCGCGGCAAAAATCAATTGCGTATAAAAGCAATCCGTGTAGCAAAACCAGAGGAGGGAATTGCTATTAATGATTTAGTTCCTTCCGCAGCAACTCCAAAAGAACAATTATATGAAGAGTTAACGCAATTTTTCTTTGATATTAAAAATCCAAATATATCACGAATTACCCGAGCAACTATTAAAAAACATCAGGATGCTATTTTAGTATATCCAGCTGCAACGAAAAATCATCATGATTATGCATCAGGCTTACTAGATCATATGGTGTCAATGTTGAGACTTGGTAAAGCCATTGCTGATCTATATCCTACATTAAATAGAGATTTGTTATATGCAGGAATTATTTTACATGATATTGGTAAGGTTGTTGAGTTATCAGGACCAGTTGCAACAATGTATACTGTTGAGGGGAATTTACTAGGCCATATTACGATTATGGTTAATGAAATCGCTATGATTGCTAGTGAACTAGAGATCGAGGGCGAAGAAGTAATGCTATTGCAACATATGGTGCTATCTCACCACGGTAAAGAAGAATGGGGCAGCCCGAAAAAACCGATGATTCAAGAAGCGGAAATTTTGCATTATATTGATAATATTGATGCGAAGATGAACATGTTAACACGAGCACTTGGCAAAACAGCACCAGGAGAATTTACGGAGAGACTATTCCCACTTGATAATCGATCGTTTTATAAGCCAACTATTAAGTAA
- a CDS encoding AAA family ATPase — protein sequence MNNILTIQKIQIYGFGKHENITISLHEGVTIFYGMNEAGKTTIQQFILQVLFGFPTKQQTQRKYEPKISTKFGGQLTILHPTYGQCTIERVKGKAVGDVTVYLEDGTTGHEELLAKLLYGYSRASFESIFSFSLHELQGIEKMSEEELTHLLLASGTTGIQQLSSLEKKLDKDASELFKKSGKVPLINQKLEHLKKLERTIKQEQGNIQTFEDKLLQLQQLDQRLEGLYNQQKKQQQNWQQLTILKQAMPLLKQQKAFEQTLKSYGHVQFPPEGIRRYEQLKDRLMHETLQMEQLKEQYQALQNKLQLTVDEQTITEMARLLNKEATWNQVVVKEQNLMDELYLLEQEIEAQFRLLGVQEKTAQDILLEETVSLQQEEQFQRQLSLLEEAEEELKFHLRSLEQIHAELDTIAQQKQQLKQESLSTEEEHILAQWPQRKRKLDQLRYGRSQRSKQQQPSVFIFIVLAISVLSFIYGVFEKNVAVIVIGAVMSLFIILYLKFARQAHEAPSKQSSQEIRELEQEENIAQAILLKKQRLEDRWLHVNEQQQEKERHYVKLEYKIQQAEQVSAEVTQSLQQFLRRYRLEENVPKTLLPELFMRIRGVQELAAKKKSTCTLLQSIQAEKNELLEQAQRVLKAEYSEREIFMHLRTTFLTLQQEQQVSEQSKEQLTSLQTKIQGVQSHIESYESEITQLFNAANVQSEKVYYETHEQFELQQKIKTELQTIQSQLISLDVDNEQLLIDEEQLHEKMLALEEERDALQLSIDHCIEQRATLQIQKENLLNDEKYGQLLQQFEQEKSVLQQLIGQWTAKKALATAIHETLFRLREEKLPHVLTEVNAMFNLLTGGRYDKLLINDEGYFVAQDVSGLRYQMAELSQATKEQAYISLRMALAKTLTASAPFPFIMDDPFVHFDRNRTDKMVQLMKEVGYERQILYFTCHDAMLEHWQKDQIVDVGALANERGVAST from the coding sequence GCTAACAATTTTGCATCCGACTTATGGGCAATGCACCATAGAACGTGTTAAAGGGAAGGCAGTCGGAGATGTTACAGTTTATCTGGAAGACGGAACAACAGGGCATGAAGAGCTTCTAGCAAAACTACTATATGGCTATTCAAGAGCATCCTTTGAGTCGATTTTTTCTTTTTCATTACATGAGCTACAGGGCATTGAAAAAATGTCAGAAGAAGAGCTGACACATTTGTTGCTTGCCTCTGGGACAACAGGGATTCAGCAGTTATCGTCTCTAGAAAAGAAATTGGACAAAGATGCTAGTGAGCTTTTTAAAAAATCAGGTAAGGTGCCGCTCATTAATCAAAAATTGGAGCATTTAAAAAAGCTAGAACGCACAATTAAACAAGAACAAGGCAATATTCAGACCTTTGAGGATAAATTATTGCAATTACAACAGCTCGATCAAAGGCTAGAAGGGTTATATAACCAGCAAAAAAAACAGCAACAAAATTGGCAGCAGCTAACAATTCTTAAGCAGGCGATGCCACTTCTAAAGCAGCAAAAGGCTTTTGAACAAACGCTAAAAAGTTATGGACATGTGCAGTTTCCGCCAGAAGGCATCCGGCGTTATGAGCAATTAAAGGATCGCCTTATGCATGAAACACTACAAATGGAGCAGTTGAAGGAGCAGTATCAGGCATTACAAAATAAACTGCAGTTAACAGTGGACGAGCAAACTATTACTGAAATGGCTCGACTTTTGAATAAGGAAGCAACATGGAATCAGGTAGTTGTGAAGGAACAAAACTTGATGGATGAGCTGTATTTACTCGAGCAAGAAATAGAAGCACAATTTCGTTTATTAGGTGTACAGGAAAAAACAGCACAAGATATTCTGCTTGAGGAAACAGTATCATTACAGCAAGAGGAACAATTTCAACGGCAATTAAGCCTATTAGAAGAAGCGGAAGAAGAACTAAAATTTCATCTGCGTTCGCTGGAGCAAATACATGCAGAATTAGATACGATTGCTCAACAGAAACAACAACTTAAACAGGAGTCATTATCTACTGAGGAAGAACATATTTTAGCACAGTGGCCTCAGCGTAAGCGAAAGCTTGATCAATTGCGTTATGGAAGGTCACAACGCTCGAAACAGCAACAACCAAGTGTATTTATATTTATTGTGTTAGCAATAAGTGTACTGTCGTTTATTTATGGTGTTTTTGAAAAAAATGTGGCTGTAATCGTCATAGGGGCGGTTATGTCATTGTTTATTATTTTATATTTAAAATTTGCTAGACAAGCACATGAAGCGCCAAGTAAACAATCTAGTCAGGAAATACGTGAGTTAGAGCAGGAGGAAAATATTGCTCAAGCCATACTGCTAAAAAAACAAAGACTTGAGGATCGCTGGTTACATGTAAATGAGCAACAGCAAGAAAAAGAACGGCACTATGTGAAACTTGAATATAAAATTCAGCAGGCTGAGCAGGTGAGTGCAGAAGTCACTCAGTCGCTTCAACAATTTTTACGGCGTTATCGGCTAGAGGAGAATGTACCAAAAACATTATTACCAGAGCTGTTTATGCGCATTCGTGGTGTTCAAGAGCTGGCAGCGAAAAAGAAGAGTACATGTACCCTACTACAATCGATACAAGCGGAAAAAAATGAGTTATTAGAACAAGCGCAGCGAGTGTTAAAGGCAGAATATAGTGAGCGGGAAATCTTTATGCATTTACGCACTACATTCCTTACTTTGCAGCAGGAGCAGCAAGTGTCCGAACAATCAAAAGAGCAGTTGACTAGCCTTCAGACCAAAATTCAAGGAGTACAATCTCATATAGAGAGCTATGAGTCTGAAATTACTCAGTTATTTAATGCTGCAAATGTTCAATCAGAGAAGGTTTACTATGAGACTCATGAACAATTTGAGCTACAGCAAAAAATAAAGACAGAACTTCAAACAATTCAGAGTCAGCTTATTTCACTGGATGTAGACAACGAGCAGTTATTGATAGACGAAGAACAGCTTCATGAAAAAATGCTTGCTTTAGAAGAGGAGCGGGACGCATTGCAGTTATCAATAGATCATTGCATAGAACAACGAGCGACGCTACAAATTCAAAAGGAGAATCTTCTAAACGATGAGAAATACGGTCAGTTGCTTCAACAGTTTGAACAAGAGAAATCAGTGTTGCAGCAGCTGATAGGACAATGGACTGCAAAAAAGGCATTGGCTACTGCGATACATGAAACATTATTCCGCCTGAGAGAAGAAAAATTACCACATGTTTTGACAGAGGTTAATGCAATGTTTAATTTGTTAACAGGTGGACGTTACGATAAGCTTTTAATTAATGATGAAGGCTATTTTGTTGCACAGGATGTTTCTGGATTACGTTATCAAATGGCAGAACTATCACAGGCAACGAAGGAGCAAGCTTATATTTCGTTACGCATGGCACTAGCTAAAACACTTACAGCTTCTGCTCCATTTCCATTTATTATGGATGATCCTTTTGTCCATTTTGATCGAAACCGTACAGACAAAATGGTACAATTAATGAAAGAAGTAGGGTATGAACGTCAGATTTTATATTTTACTTGCCATGACGCGATGCTCGAGCATTGGCAGAAAGACCAAATTGTCGATGTAGGGGCACTAGCAAATGAAAGGGGAGTGGCGTCAACATGA